In a single window of the Pocillopora verrucosa isolate sample1 chromosome 4, ASM3666991v2, whole genome shotgun sequence genome:
- the LOC131794446 gene encoding uncharacterized protein isoform X7, translating into MRACNLENIVNGTFRAMQYLQSLDLSSNKLTHIHQGTVDGLKDNLTYLYLQGNELETISDGTFNNFRRFEKCILDNNKLTSVPDLKGPTYIVVLSLQHNRITNLSRIATTGKGQVNKLMLDNNKIDHLPRNIFQVAKVTGNLDLSFNKLQSLPDKVFSKLNRLKILVLTFNNIISINKHTFIGLSNLTTLLLIRNKLTFIPKDVFNGTPRLESLFLHSNAIKTIESKAFDRLRLKQLTIFDNPLSSLPDRIFDKMENDTKVSLTCKNLQQLPRGKYVSQIECAPSKSLHVILDWHQSRFRFAFVRSGFLCRNQIYENQSLQIKYKNCSLCPVGTYMSSDGNHCLKCPAGGFYQDEMGQVEYKRCSNGTYVSEQRSPGTKATDCVACPYGTISNETAEYRACRCLHNFYRLDRFGPCTACPSYGFVCEKDTAILAPDYFWKWTDQSEKERFRGFVNNIHSFGPRYNKSYSTFDILLPKPLKCPHTKSCKGGIDSECHQGYQGTLCAACSKGFYFRFNSCLKCPRLAVTITSSILVIVLFVAVFLMVLWGDSRRADNNRTVADVVMSCFKIVIGFYQVIAGIFSALAKVQWPVVLISTERVLKLFEGNILQFAPLSCIQTSLRLDQFGKFTMIIVMNVSLVGLIFLYLFLKKRYITNKKDLDEDQKVMEVKSLKKSCYRNIFLFLLSTYPTTSKSIIQILPVPGACVETCFTDHKSDCIFLLRADYSIQCFTPRHSLYWLIASILALYPVGFPLLVLFLTYKYRNSQENKAVSFGLRVFFENYKKKFWFWEITEMYRKLILISLIFLFGSKSLSQIGLTVLTVSIFGVIYTLLRPIKDKFEDRLQTFVLWIIFFDVCLGAVYTDWDESQGEGKNDSIFVNVLFVVLNASVLLLAIGNGILHLKSIWKFVTFNPIRCFSFLRQGVSHLRNRVVTRTRTSNELSPLLKKETEELH; encoded by the exons AAGCTTACAACACAATCGAATCACAAATTTATCAAGAATTGCCACAACTGGAAAAGGACAAGTGAATAAACT aatGTTGGACAACAATAAAATCGATCACCTTCCACGGAACATATTTCAGGTTGCTAAAGTAACTGGAAACCT TGATTTGTCGTTCAACAAGTTGCAGTCATTACCTGATAAAGTGTTTTCTAAACTCAATCGTTTAAAAATTCT AGTGTTAACCTTCAACAACATCATTAGCATTAACAAACACACATTCATTGGACTTTCCAATCTGACCACGCT CCTGCTAATCAGAAACAAGCTGACTTTTATTCCCAAAGACGTTTTTAATGGAACTCCTCGCCTAGAATCATT gttTCTTCACAGTAACGCAATTAAAACTATTGAaagcaaggcttttgacagACTTAGACTGAAGCAGTT gacTATCTTTGATAATCCTTTAAGCTCATTACCAGATAGAATCTTCGACAAAATGGAAAACGATACCAAAGT GTCATTGACGTGTAAAAATCTTCAACAGCTGCCTCGGGGAAAATATGTATCACAAAT TGAGTGTGCTCCCTCGAAGTCTCTTCACGTCATTTTGGACTGGCATCAAAGTCGCTTCAGATTTGCCTTTGTACGCTCAGGTTTTTTGTGCCGCAACCAAATCTATGAAAACCAAAGTTTGCAAATTAAGTATAAAAACTGCAGTCTCTGTCCAGTTGGAACCTACATGTCTTCTGATGGAAATCACTGTTTAAAGTGTCCTGcag GTGGCTTTTATCAGGATGAGATGGGACAAGTTGAATATAAAAGATGCAGTAATGGTACGTACGTTTCTGAACAGCGAAGTCCTGGAACCAAAGCTACCGACTGCGTGGCATGTCCATATG GTACGATTTCTAACGAGACTGCTGAATATCGCGCATGCAGATGCCTGCACAACTTCTATCGGTTGGATCGTTTTGGCCCTTGCACAGCATGTCCTTCATACGGTTTTGTTTGTGAGAAAGATACAGCAATACTTGCTCCTGACTACTTTTGGAAGTGGACAGACCAGTCTGAAAAAGAACGTTTCAGGGGTTTTGTAAACAATATTCATTCTTTTGGACCACGCTACAATAAGTCATATTCCACGTTCGATATTTTACTTCCAAAGCCACTCAAATGTCCTCATACAAAGTCCTGCAAGGGTGGAATTGACTCAGAATGCCATCAAGGATATCAAGGGACTTTGTGTGCAGCCTGCTCTAAAGGCTTCTATTTTCGCTTCAACTCTTGTTTGAAATGTCCCCGGTTAGCTGTAACAATAACTTCATCCATCTTGGTGattgttctttttgttgctgtttttctaATGGTTCTTTGGGGTGACTCCAGGCGTGCAGACAATAACCGGACAGTTGCAGACGTAGTCATGTCGTGCTTTAAGATTGTAATTGGCTTTTACCAAGTCATTGCTGGTATTTTCTCGGCATTGGCGAAAGTCCAGTGGCCAGTCGTTTTGATCTCAACGGAGAGGGTTCTAAAACTGTTTGAAGGGAACATCTTGCAGTTTGCCCCTCTTAGTTGCATCCAGACTTCTTTACGGCTCGATCAGTTTGGAAAGTTCACGATGATTATCGTCATGAATGTCTCACTCGTTGGCTTGATTTTCTTGTATCTGTTTCTTAAAAAGCGCTACATCACGAATAAGAAGGACCTTGACGAAGACCAGAAAGTAATGGAAGTTAAGAGTTTGAAGAAATCTTGCTATCGGAACATTTTCCTATTCTTGTTGTCGACCTACCCCACGACGAGCAAATCCATCATTCAGATTCTTCCTGTTCCGGGCGCCTGTGTAGAGACTTGTTTCACAGACCACAAGAGCGACTGCATCTTCCTGCTGAGAGCTGACTACTCCATCCAGTGTTTCACTCCTCGCCACAGCTTGTATTGGCTCATAGCCTCTATTTTAGCATTATATCCCGTGGGATTTCCACTTCTGGTTTTGTTTCTCACTTACAAATATCGCAACTCCCAGGAAAACAAAGCAGTTTCTTTCGGACTCAGGGTGTTCTTTGAAAACTATAAGaagaaattttggttttggGAAATCACAGAGATGTATCGCAAGCTGATTCTAATCTCGCTGATTTTTCTTTTCGGATCAAAAAGCCTTTCTCAAATCGGTCTTACAGTTCTGACAGTTAGTATCTTTGGAGTTATTTACACCTTACTCCGACCAATCAAGGACAAGTTTGAAGATCGCTTACAAACATTTGTCCTGTGGATTATATTCTTTGACGTTTGTCTTGGCGCAGTTTACACAGACTGGGATGAGAGTCAAGGAGAGGGCAAGAACGACTCCATCTTTGTAAATGTCCTGTTCGTGGTTCTTAACGCCTCTGTATTGTTGCTTGCCATTG GAAACGGAATTCTACATTTGAAGTCAATTTGGAAATTCGTTACCTTCAACCCGATCCGATGTTTCAGCTTCCTTCGCCAAGGAGTATCACATCTAAGAAATAGAGTGGTCACAAGAACAAGAACATCCAATGAACTTTCCCCTTTATTgaagaaagaaactgaagaacTTCACTGA